The following DNA comes from Alkalibacter saccharofermentans DSM 14828.
TGCAAAAGACAAATACTTTCGGGATAATGATACCGGACATATCCCTTCCTTATTACACCCAAGTAGTGCGTGGCGTAGAGGATGTATGCAATATTTATGATTACAACATAATATTGTGCAACACGGATTCCGAGCCAAGCAAAGAGGAAAAGTATTTTGACGTTTTCATGGAGAAACAATGTGACGGGATATTGTACATAGGAAAAGGCCTGAAGCAAAACTTGGTCAATAAGATCGATAGCAGCAGGGTGCCTGTAGTATTGGGAGCAGTAAGTGATGTTATGGGAAGGTACCACAGCGTTGCTATAAACAACGAACAAGCTTCATTTGATGTAACAAAATACCTTATAGAAAATGGACATGAATCCATAGCTTTCTTTAGTGATGAGGACGAAGCATCTTTTGTTGCCCAAGAAAGAAAGAAGGGCTTTGTAAGGGCTCTAAAAAAATATAACATAAAAGAAAACCCTATATTCGAATTAAAAGGAAAGTACAGCATTAAAGGCGGATACGACTTGATGGATGAGCTGCTTACAAATGCTGAGCTGCCAACAGCCTTGGTGGCACTGAACGATGAGATGGCTTTGGGGGCGATAAGAAAGCTTGAGGATGCAGGTTACAAGGTTCCTGATGATATGAGCGTTGTAGGGTTTAATAATTTCCAGATTTCCGAGTGGTTCAAACCGGGCATAACGACTGTAGCCCAACCGATGTATGATATAGGTGCAATTAGCGCACGCATGTTGATTAAAATACTCAACAACTCTAAACCGGAGGAAAAAGCTGTGACTGTACCACACGAGCTAATAATAAGAGATTCGGTAAGGTCAATCAAAGAATAAACCTTCGGGTTTATTCTTTATTACTATGTATAAGAAACCCCATTAAGGTGCAATGTAAATAAATGTAGTGTGGAGGAGAATTATAATGCAAGTGGTTGAAAAGATTTCTGAGATTCTTCAGTTGATGGCGGCAAACCCAAATAAAAGACAGTGGAGAGCGACGGAGATTAGCAATAGTTTGAATATGAATATCTCAACGACTCACAGATTGTTGCAGGCTTTGAAAAAAGGAGGTTTTGTCAATCAAGACCAAGCATCCAAGCAATATTCGTTGGGAATAAACTTGATATATTACGCTGAAATCGTTAGGGAAATGAACTTGCCGGGCATGGTTGTCTACCCAGCAGTCCAGAGATTGTTCGATTCCACTAAAGAAACGGTCTTCCTAACAATTAAAGAAGGGGATACTTGTGTTGTAATAGAAAGAATCAATAGTCACCACGAG
Coding sequences within:
- a CDS encoding LacI family DNA-binding transcriptional regulator, which produces MNVKIKDVAREANVSVATVSRVLNNIPLVNDETKKRVLDAIERTGYKPNAIARSLKMQKTNTFGIMIPDISLPYYTQVVRGVEDVCNIYDYNIILCNTDSEPSKEEKYFDVFMEKQCDGILYIGKGLKQNLVNKIDSSRVPVVLGAVSDVMGRYHSVAINNEQASFDVTKYLIENGHESIAFFSDEDEASFVAQERKKGFVRALKKYNIKENPIFELKGKYSIKGGYDLMDELLTNAELPTALVALNDEMALGAIRKLEDAGYKVPDDMSVVGFNNFQISEWFKPGITTVAQPMYDIGAISARMLIKILNNSKPEEKAVTVPHELIIRDSVRSIKE
- a CDS encoding IclR family transcriptional regulator, with translation MQVVEKISEILQLMAANPNKRQWRATEISNSLNMNISTTHRLLQALKKGGFVNQDQASKQYSLGINLIYYAEIVREMNLPGMVVYPAVQRLFDSTKETVFLTIKEGDTCVVIERINSHHELRIVKQIGDTRMLGQSTCGKVILAFLPEEMKKRIICYCDDEVLCQKTLEETKTNGYIAEYVEELDSTVVSAPIFSEQGNVVASLSVIVPQCRMSDDKENHLIEEIKKISSEFIPKK